The following proteins come from a genomic window of Armatimonadota bacterium:
- a CDS encoding PD40 domain-containing protein gives MRATLSVLMVTAVLVVLVAFPGCGGNGDSNLTAADTAAKPVKPPPQPPPPALAGKLVGSKVVDKRKGTWGMFTMNPDGSSKVQVPVSGSVVAHCWSKPDAQLILTSIGGLSTVPRTSGTPTAFVVEDEPGLPRGNSLSARWSPTGRIVFSRQCYDIRLTDGYMQQCIAVEDWPNGPAQLLTEGYRDSAPVWSPDGDYIMFERVIGASITKMVMPAAGGSPG, from the coding sequence ATGCGAGCAACGCTGTCGGTCCTTATGGTTACTGCCGTGCTTGTGGTGCTCGTGGCGTTTCCCGGCTGCGGTGGAAACGGTGACTCGAACCTCACAGCGGCGGATACGGCGGCGAAGCCGGTGAAGCCGCCGCCGCAACCGCCGCCGCCAGCTCTCGCAGGCAAGCTCGTGGGGAGCAAGGTCGTTGACAAGCGCAAGGGCACCTGGGGCATGTTCACGATGAACCCGGACGGTTCATCGAAAGTGCAGGTGCCGGTCAGTGGATCGGTGGTGGCCCACTGTTGGAGCAAGCCGGACGCCCAGTTGATACTCACCTCCATCGGAGGCCTCTCCACCGTCCCCCGGACAAGCGGGACGCCCACCGCGTTTGTGGTAGAGGACGAGCCTGGCCTGCCGCGAGGAAACAGTCTCTCTGCCAGATGGTCGCCGACCGGCAGGATTGTGTTCTCCAGACAGTGCTACGACATCCGGTTGACCGATGGCTATATGCAACAGTGCATTGCGGTCGAGGACTGGCCTAATGGCCCGGCACAGCTGCTGACCGAGGGCTATCGGGACTCAGCGCCTGTCTGGTCGCCGGATGGGGACTACATCATGTTCGAACGCGTCATCGGCGCCAGTATCACCAAGATGGTCATGCCCGCCGCCGGGGGGAGCCCTGGGTGA